One Methylocaldum marinum DNA window includes the following coding sequences:
- a CDS encoding chorismate--pyruvate lyase family protein: MTTRSHLFSHAPEWFELGSSQRTRIPARLHSWLFEPGSLTRRVRSLCSGEFHVRVLWQGWRRPFADESRTLNLRTSRLALVREVALQCGPQPLIVARSVIPASILRGAQRHLAYLGNRPLGEILFADPKLRRLGLQLASIGNETWWPELADAIVGARASERIWGRRSLYGVAHGNLLVAEFFLPSVLQLEAANKLPDAPEKM; encoded by the coding sequence TTGACGACGCGCAGCCACCTTTTCAGTCACGCCCCCGAGTGGTTCGAACTCGGAAGCAGTCAGCGAACCCGAATTCCGGCACGACTCCATTCATGGCTTTTCGAACCCGGTTCACTGACCCGCAGGGTTCGCAGCCTTTGCAGCGGCGAGTTTCACGTCCGCGTGCTATGGCAGGGCTGGCGGCGGCCGTTCGCCGACGAATCCAGGACATTGAATTTGCGCACCTCGCGCCTCGCATTGGTCCGCGAGGTGGCGCTGCAATGCGGTCCGCAGCCGTTGATCGTGGCCCGTAGCGTCATACCGGCAAGCATTCTCCGAGGCGCTCAGCGCCATTTGGCCTATCTGGGCAACCGCCCACTCGGGGAGATTCTTTTCGCTGATCCCAAGCTCAGGCGTTTGGGCCTGCAACTCGCCTCCATCGGAAATGAGACATGGTGGCCGGAACTGGCCGACGCGATAGTCGGCGCCCGGGCATCCGAGCGGATCTGGGGCCGGCGCTCGCTATATGGCGTCGCCCATGGAAACTTGTTGGTGGCCGAGTTCTTTCTGCCTTCGGTCCTACAACTGGAAGCGGCGAATAAGCTTCCGGATGCACCGGAAAAGATGTAA
- the panB gene encoding 3-methyl-2-oxobutanoate hydroxymethyltransferase — translation MKLNAESLKQMKSAKPIPMLTAYTAPVARSLEKAGIPVILVGDTVGMVEMGFDSTRHVTIEHMQYHVGAVRRGAPNTHIIGDLPYDSDRDPATALHNARLLLNAGADSIKLEGPKYDVIAHLVANGIAVVGHTGLTPQTAPDFRQVGGKKSDADRILNEAIGIAAAGAFMVVLEHIPAALAKTITQSIAVPTIGIGAGASCDGQVLVINDAIGLGDYWPPFSRQYAYVGKTIVDVAERFMKEVDDGTFVDQVLRMHGSRKK, via the coding sequence ATGAAACTCAACGCGGAATCGCTGAAACAAATGAAGTCGGCAAAGCCGATCCCGATGCTGACGGCATACACGGCCCCCGTCGCTCGTTCTCTCGAGAAAGCGGGGATTCCGGTCATCCTCGTCGGAGATACCGTGGGGATGGTGGAAATGGGCTTCGATAGCACCCGCCACGTCACCATCGAACACATGCAGTATCACGTAGGCGCAGTCCGCCGCGGCGCGCCGAATACCCATATCATCGGCGACCTTCCGTACGACAGCGATCGCGATCCGGCCACCGCGCTGCATAACGCCAGGCTGCTGCTGAACGCAGGCGCCGACAGCATAAAGTTGGAAGGTCCGAAATACGACGTGATCGCTCATCTCGTCGCCAACGGAATCGCCGTCGTGGGCCACACGGGCTTGACGCCCCAGACCGCCCCGGACTTCCGCCAAGTCGGAGGCAAGAAAAGCGATGCCGACCGCATCCTGAACGAAGCCATCGGCATCGCGGCGGCGGGCGCGTTCATGGTGGTTCTCGAGCACATTCCGGCAGCACTGGCCAAAACCATTACCCAGTCGATCGCGGTGCCGACGATAGGCATCGGGGCCGGGGCATCGTGCGACGGCCAGGTTCTGGTCATCAACGACGCCATCGGTCTGGGGGACTACTGGCCTCCGTTTTCGAGGCAGTACGCCTACGTCGGCAAAACCATCGTCGACGTCGCCGAAAGATTCATGAAGGAAGTCGACGACGGTACATTCGTGGATCAGGTTCTGCGCATGCATGGTTCAAGGAAGAAGTAG